Genomic segment of Umezawaea sp. Da 62-37:
ACCACGACAGGAGCACGACCATGGACGCCCGCCGCGGACACAACGCGTCAACCGCCGATGACGACGGCCTGGCCACGGCCGTCACCACCGAACCTCTCGACGAGGCCACGCCAGACAAACGCGCCGCAGTAGCTGCACGGACCTGGAGTCGGCCCGGTCGACGCCGCGAAATGCTGCGCTCAACCCGGCGTCAACCAACCCGCGGACACGCAGCCACACGAGCCGCTGGTTCCCTCACCTCCACGAGCCGCTACCGGCAACAGTTCCGGCGACCACGTCAGCCCCAAGCCCGCACAGCGGCCCACGACACGCCAGAGGAAGCCGACACCGCCACAGCGGACACACCGCCACGAGAGAACCGAGAGCCCACCCTTGGACGACATCGACGACGGGACCACAAGAAGCGGTTGATCGCCGCGGTGAAACTGGCCAAGGACCTCCACCTCGCTGGCCTCTGGATCGTCCTCGCCATCACCTCGTCCAAGACCGCGGCGTGCATCGCGCTCGCGACGATGGCCCTGACCCACCTGGTGGTCACCGCGGCCAAACATCACGTACCGAACTCGCGATTCACAGCGATCACCGCACTGGCCAAAGACTTCCTACTCGGCGGACTGTGGCTCACCCTCGCCGCCTGCTCCGGCACGCAGGCAGTGTCCGTCGCGCTGTCAGCGATGGCGGTGACCCACCTGGTGGCAACCCTCTCGACCGCCGGAGAGCGACTCCTGAGTAGCGAAACCCCACCTCACGTCGGCGGCGGTATCACCAGCGCGAACGAAGCGACCCACCACGCCTCAGCGACCTGAACGAACCCCGGCCCTGTCCAGCCTCCGCAGCTACACACGCCAGAGCCCAATGTTCCTGCACCTGCGCACGACACCGTTCGAAGGCATGCTCGACATAGACTGCAAGCCCTCCAAAGTCGACGCTACCCTCGTCTTGCCCGCATTCGTTGCGGCGGTCGACACTCCTGTGTGGACTCGCGAGATACCGCACGCGGCCACCCCTGCCAACCCGGCCGTTCTGCTGAGCGACGTGCACCTTCTGGCTGCGGTCGGTGAGGTCCCGTCGCCGAGGTCGGCCTAATTGCCGTAGCGAACCTGCCACACCTGCGGTCGGTTTTCGTCGGGCACGAACGCGACGCTGGCAACCTCGATCAGCTCCGCAGCCCATACGGCCACCGCGCTGTCAGGCTCGTAGGGTTCGTCACCGATGATGGGCAGGACACCTTCGGCGATGAATCCCATGCCCTCATCGGTGTCGGCGCCCATGACCCATGCCGCACGTGACGTACCGGCGTCGTTGATCCGCAGCTCGTGCGCGCTCGGGATGGTGGTGTCGTCGTCATCCATGATCTGCTCGTTTCCTGTCTCGACGACCTCATGGGCCGGTCGCTTGTCGTGGACATCCGCGTGAATTGGAGTCACCAACGGCTTTTCGCCGGCCCGCTGGCGTTGTGCGGCGCGACGGACGGTGTCGGCGTTGACGCCGACGGCATGCAGCACCGCGGCACGTTCCTGTGTAGAGGTCGCCAACGTAATCGCCTTACCGATGTCGGCGAGCGCCAGAGCCGCGTGCCAGGCGGCCACCGCCAGCTGCTCCGGCTGCTCGCACAGCATCGACGGCAGCAACACGGTTTGTGCTGCCTCGGCGAGTTCGCGTACCTCGTCGCCATCGAGCGGGGCGTACTGCGGGATTCGTACCGGAGCGGTCTCGTCCGTTGGGTCGACGCCCTGGGATCGCAGATCGGTGTAGACGGTTTGACGAGAGACGCCGGCCATCCGCGAGAGCTCGCGGATGTTGCGCCCTCCCGCACACCACGCTGTGGCCAGCAAAGTCGCCCGTTCACCGGAAGCTGAGACACGATCACGACGGACACCCCACCTGCGCAGCGCGGTAAGCGCGAAGAGGCGGACGGTTTCCGGATCGGGCAGGGCCTGGCTCACCACGTCAACCTAATGTCCACTCACCGGGTATGTCCAACGATTTGACATGTCTGCCGATTGGACACTGCGGGTTGGAAAGGTCGATGTCCACGGCCCTTGGCCTGGCCCGGACTGCAGTCGGACGTGGCACACAGTTCTGCCGGTCGCTCGGGTCGGGTGCGGCGCCGCGCTCAGCCAAGCACGCCACCCCTTCTTCTCGAGAACGAGAACCGCTGCGGTGAAGGGGGGTGGCGTGCTCCCGCTCGCGCGTCCGCACACCCGACCGAGCCCCCGGAGTCGCATGATGTCCGCCACTCGATCAGTCACTAGCACCTCCACCGCCCATCCCGTCCATGCCGCTCTCGAGTCCATCGGTGAAGCCATCGAATTCCCGCGCGGTCACGTGATCTTCGCCGAAGGCGAACCCGGCGACCGGCTCTACGTCATCCAGTCCGGCAAGGTGAAGCTCGGCCGCACGACGTCCGGCGGCCGAGCGAACCTGTTGGCGATCTTCGGCCCGTCGGACATGTTCGGCGAGCTGTCGATCTTCGACCCCGGCCCGCGCGAGTCCACCGCGACCACGGTGACCGAGATGCGCGCGATCAGCATCGAGCGCGCCGCGCTGCGGCAGTGGATCGCCCACCGACCGGATCTCGCCGAGGAGT
This window contains:
- a CDS encoding Crp/Fnr family transcriptional regulator, whose protein sequence is MMSATRSVTSTSTAHPVHAALESIGEAIEFPRGHVIFAEGEPGDRLYVIQSGKVKLGRTTSGGRANLLAIFGPSDMFGELSIFDPGPRESTATTVTEMRAISIERAALRQWIAHRPDLAEELLRVLARRVRRTNTMLTDLIFTDVPARVANVLLQLAHRFGSQEAGRLRVAHDLTQQEIAQLVGASRETVNKALADLSHRGWLRLEGRSVVIRDLERLVRRAR